A stretch of Canis aureus isolate CA01 chromosome 28, VMU_Caureus_v.1.0, whole genome shotgun sequence DNA encodes these proteins:
- the LOC144300313 gene encoding torsin-2A-like isoform X1, protein MAAASLGCRPWGSLLGLLGLVSAAAAAWDLTSLHCHFGAFCECDFQPDFQGLECDLAQHLAGQHLAKALVVKALKAFVQDPAPTKPLVLSLHGWTGTGKSYISSLLAHYLFRGGLHSPHVHHFSPVIHFPHASHLERYKKELKSWVQGNLTACSRSLFLFDEMDKLAPGLMEVLRPFLGSSWVVFGTNYRKAIFIFISNTGGEQINQVVLEAWRSRRDREEIRLQELELVISQAVLDNPHHGFWRSGIMEEHLLDVLVPFLPLQRHHVRHCVLNELAQLGLEPREEVIQAVLDSTTFFPEKEQLFSSNGCKTVASRIAFFL, encoded by the coding sequence ATGGCGGCTGCGAGTCTCGGCTGCAGGCCCTGGGGCTCGCTCCTCGGGTTGCTGGGGCTGGTGtcggccgcggccgccgcctggGATCTGACTTCGCTGCATTGCCACTTCGGCGCCTTCTGCGAATGTGACTTCCAGCCCGACTTTCAGGGTCTGGAGTGTGACCTGGCCCAGCACCTGGCCGGCCAGCACTTGGCCAAGGCACTGGTAGTGAAGGCACTGAAGGCCTTCGTGCAGGACCCAGCACCTACCAAGCCACTGGTCCTCTCCCTGCATGGCTGGACAGGCACCGGCAAGTCCTATATCAGCTCCCTGCTGGCTCACTACCTCTTCCGGGGTGGCCTCCACAGCCCCCACGTACACCACTTCTCCCCCGTCATCCACTTCCCTCACGCCAGCCACCTGGAGCGCTACAAGAAGGAGCTTAAGAGCTGGGTCCAGGGGAACCTCACAGCCTGCAGCCGCTCCCTGTTCCTCTTTGACGAGATGGACAAGCTGGCCCCAGGCCTGATGGAAGTCCTGCGACCTTTCCTGGGCTCCTCCTGGGTTGTGTTCGGGACCAACTATCGCAAAGCTATCTTCATCTTCATCAGCAACACTGGCGGTGAGCAGATCAACCAGGTGGTACTGGAGGCGTGGCGCAGCCGCCGGGATCGGGAGGAGATCCGCCTGCAGGAGCTGGAGCTGGTCATTTCCCAGGCTGTGCTGGACAACCCACACCATGGCTTCTGGCGCTCCGGCATCATGGAAGAGCACCTCCTGGACGTCCTGGTGCCCTTTCTGCCACTGCAGCGGCACCATGTGCGACACTGTGTGCTCAACGAGCTGGcccagctgggcctggagccGAGGGAAGAGGTCATCCAGGCTGTGCTGGACAGCACCACCTTCTTCCCCGAGAAAGAGCAGCTCTTTTCCTCCAACGGCTGCAAGACCGTGGCTTCCAGAATTGccttctttctctga
- the LOC144300313 gene encoding prosalusin-like isoform X3: MAAASLGCRPWGSLLGLLGLVSAAAAAWDLTSLHCHFGAFCECDFQPDFQGLECDLAQHLAGQHLAKALVVKALKAFVQDPAPTKPLVLSLHGWTGTGKSYISSLLAHYLFRGGLHSPHVHHFSPVIHFPHASHLERYKKELKSWVQGNLTACSRSLFLFDEMDKLAPGLMEVLRPFLGSSWVVFGTNYRKAIFIFIRWLLALRHHGRAPPGRPGALSATAAAPCATLCAQRAGPAGPGAEGRGHPGCAGQHHLLPRERAALFLQRLQDRGFQNCLLSLTLHMASLPSSAWPGCAGKPGASLVGTLFLTLLGSKTQSPKRR; the protein is encoded by the exons ATGGCGGCTGCGAGTCTCGGCTGCAGGCCCTGGGGCTCGCTCCTCGGGTTGCTGGGGCTGGTGtcggccgcggccgccgcctggGATCTGACTTCGCTGCATTGCCACTTCGGCGCCTTCTGCGAATGTGACTTCCAGCCCGACTTTCAGGGTCTGGAGTGTGACCTGGCCCAGCACCTGGCCGGCCAGCACTTGGCCAAGGCACTGGTAGTGAAGGCACTGAAGGCCTTCGTGCAGGACCCAGCACCTACCAAGCCACTGGTCCTCTCCCTGCATGGCTGGACAGGCACCGGCAAGTCCTATATCAGCTCCCTGCTGGCTCACTACCTCTTCCGGGGTGGCCTCCACAGCCCCCACGTACACCACTTCTCCCCCGTCATCCACTTCCCTCACGCCAGCCACCTGGAGCGCTACAAGAAGGAGCTTAAGAGCTGGGTCCAGGGGAACCTCACAGCCTGCAGCCGCTCCCTGTTCCTCTTTGACGAGATGGACAAGCTGGCCCCAGGCCTGATGGAAGTCCTGCGACCTTTCCTGGGCTCCTCCTGGGTTGTGTTCGGGACCAACTATCGCAAAGCTATCTTCATCTTCATCAG ATGGCTTCTGGCGCTCCGGCATCATGGAAGAGCACCTCCTGGACGTCCTGGTGCCCTTTCTGCCACTGCAGCGGCACCATGTGCGACACTGTGTGCTCAACGAGCTGGcccagctgggcctggagccGAGGGAAGAGGTCATCCAGGCTGTGCTGGACAGCACCACCTTCTTCCCCGAGAAAGAGCAGCTCTTTTCCTCCAACGGCTGCAAGACCGTGGCTTCCAGAATTGccttctttctctgactctccATATGGCGTCCTTGCCCTCCTCTGCCTGGCCAGGCTGTGCAGGAAAGCCAGGGGCCTCCTTGGTAGGGACCCTTTTCCTGACCCTCTTGGGGAGCAAGACCCAGAGCCCAAAGCGAAGATGA
- the LOC144300313 gene encoding torsin-2A-like isoform X2 gives MDKLAPGLMEVLRPFLGSSWVVFGTNYRKAIFIFISNTGGEQINQVVLEAWRSRRDREEIRLQELELVISQAVLDNPHHGFWRSGIMEEHLLDVLVPFLPLQRHHVRHCVLNELAQLGLEPREEVIQAVLDSTTFFPEKEQLFSSNGCKTVASRIAFFL, from the coding sequence ATGGACAAGCTGGCCCCAGGCCTGATGGAAGTCCTGCGACCTTTCCTGGGCTCCTCCTGGGTTGTGTTCGGGACCAACTATCGCAAAGCTATCTTCATCTTCATCAGCAACACTGGCGGTGAGCAGATCAACCAGGTGGTACTGGAGGCGTGGCGCAGCCGCCGGGATCGGGAGGAGATCCGCCTGCAGGAGCTGGAGCTGGTCATTTCCCAGGCTGTGCTGGACAACCCACACCATGGCTTCTGGCGCTCCGGCATCATGGAAGAGCACCTCCTGGACGTCCTGGTGCCCTTTCTGCCACTGCAGCGGCACCATGTGCGACACTGTGTGCTCAACGAGCTGGcccagctgggcctggagccGAGGGAAGAGGTCATCCAGGCTGTGCTGGACAGCACCACCTTCTTCCCCGAGAAAGAGCAGCTCTTTTCCTCCAACGGCTGCAAGACCGTGGCTTCCAGAATTGccttctttctctga